TCCAGGTAGGAGACAACCGATGCGTGGGCTTGGAATGGCAGCGGCTCAGTCGGCGGGCCCGCGGTGGAGTGCGAGGCCCAGGTGGCCTGTGGTGGCGCGCTAGCTGCGGCCTAGCTTGCTGGGTCGGCCCAAGAGCGGGAGCTCGGGAGAGCTGGGCCTACGGGGAAGAGAGATAGATGGGCTACGGGGATGGGGAATCTGGGCCGTGGAAAAGgaaaggccgagcaggccgaaaGAGAGGGAGAGTAAGGGAGggaaagaatttttttatttttcttttctaaatttccaaagcaattttcaaatccaaattcaaatcaatttgaagtttgatttcaaactacacaatacaaaaataatatgcagcagcataaaAGCATAAACATGTAGGTAAACCCTATAATTGATTTTAAGTTAACAAAAGTTATtacttttctaaatttaaatgctcacaaaaatacataattaaatcatattCCCCTATTTAAAAACAAtggaaatttttagggtgttacaccgagGGAATATAACGAATTTGAAATacgggttgttgtccataatttTTGTGATTTTCCTCTGTGCTAATGAAAAGATATGTTTATTTTAGAATTATCTTAGCATatattttgtttatcatgttcttaTAGCAATTTCTATGTGTTTGCTGCATTATAGCATGGTTtaaggcaaagataacttgcaaTAAAAGATAAGTGAATCAACCTTTatactcacagttcttccttccatgaagaatgagctggATCTTGTTtgcgcaaagttattggagttcatcacatgccttgattcatctttgatgtgaattcatctcttgacttacccagattgaatttgagagttttctgcTGAGATTAGTTCAACAAAATATCCAATGTCTACActagcaatttttagttcaataaccaaactagactccatgtctaattttgatCAAGGAAGGCGtttcaacctaagcaccatgcttaatttaaaagcctatgaaagtatgtcgagtacttccaaaccaaagcatactataGCAGACAAATGTAGTATGAAAGCATTAtatagatttattcaaatagagatgaaagggagcatgatcatggtgagtaataattttttatatttttcaataaAAATGCAAGTGATATGGATGTAAGCAAGAAACTAAACATGCCGTGGATTTAAAATGAGAAAACTTAAACTAAGCGAAAGTGTATGTATGGATTATTCAAACTAAACATGCAATGGAACCAGACGTGATGAGATTTAATTTAGAACCCATGACTGCTAAAGAGCACGCGCCGTCCCTAGCTTTATTTCTTTTCAGCAGAGCGACCCAACAACCAGGACATGAAACACGGATATATTGTCAGCAGTCCTAGCCCTCGATCGTAGTGATTATTGAGATATCTCTACATGATGGATACAGTATATATACCTGCTTTGAAATGGTATTTTCTCCAGATCGGAGAGTAggattaataattaattaaatgtttGCTTTTGTTGTGAAGGAGAAAAATTGAAGACTGCCACTACCATTATATATCACCTTGGACGTAGGACCAAGCAAAGTTACAGTTTACCTGCTGTGGTCGCCTACTCTGTTATGGTTGCTTGCTTGGCCACTCTGTTATGGTTGGATATTTAGCCTTGTGATGAGGATATCCGGGCTCATAGTAAGGAAACTATGTTtgtctagaaaaaaaaaatcaatgacaCGTGTAAAAATGAGTAGTCTGATTCACCACCCTAAGTAGTCACTGATTTTGAATGACCCTCTCGAAATGCAATACCGGGCAAAATACCCTCCTTAACTTTTAAAACCAGGCAAAATACCCCCCTTGATCATTTCAAAGTGGTTTCTTGGGTGGTTTTGTTGATGTGGCTGTGGGACCCACCTGCCATTTGGTCTTTCTTTCTCTTATATATAAAAAGCATAACTTTTCCATATGAAGTTATATGAATATAAACTTTATGTCAAACTTGTAAAGATCAACAAAATCTACATCGTTGTTGTAGTCGATAACTTTTCTATTTAATAAATTTTAGAGGctcaaatattcattttaagttaccagattttgaaattcaaattttaaaatttttaaatgacctcggatgttGATATAGTCTAtagaaaagttgtagttcttactaagatctataactttatagttaacaacttttttctaaaatcatttagAGCCCCAAATATTGGCTAGGCAGACCTATAAGTAACCCACGCTGAATAAAGCTGTACAAGCATGCAGGCACGCACCGAGGTTCAGAAAAAAAACGTATGCAGAGTTGGACGAAGCTCAAAAACAGGGCAGAAAAGAGCAGGGCGTATCGAACCAAATCAACAAGAATATACCAGATTTATGGTCATAAGAACAAATCTCATATACAGACCAAATTGTCTCTTGCAAGAATTGACCAGAATGTATATGTTCTTTTGAATCACAATGTAGTTCACAAGCTCTACAGTCTACAATGAGCTTTACTCACTCAACAATTGGGAACACATGAGTACAGCATTATCTCTCGCGCTCATGGATCACAGTAAACAAACTATATTTGCACGCCATTAATTGTCCTCTTGCAAATAAAGGATAGACTATAGAGTGAAGGAAAGGGGGGGGGAAAGCACAAACCCACAACCAATCAGGGATGAGAACACCCACCACACCATGCGATGTGAACGCCTTTCCTGGCTGCAAGTAGACTTGTCCCCCGCTGCCTGTTCCACAGATGGATCGATTGACAAACATACTGTAAGACCCAAGGATCATACTGTGCAGATAAAGGATATCACGAAATAAAGGATAGACTTACCATGCTTCTCAGCTGAGCTGTCGCTGGTATGTTGAACAGTGGCTTCATCTTTCCTTACCAAATAAAGCGTTGCTCAGGAATGTGCTGGATCTTATCCCAATTTGGGTGTCCCTCTTCTTTGCAGGTTCTACTGAGCACGGGGCACCCTTCGATACCAATCGTCTTAAGAGCCTGGTGGGGCAGCGTCGGAAGAAGCTCTATCTTATCGCAGTTACAAATCCACAGTGAATGGAGCGACACGAGGCACTCCATATTTTCCGGCAACCGGTCCCAGTCACAATTGTGAATGCTAAGCTCACGCAGACCAATGAAGAGTTCACTATCTTCAGGAATAGCTGCCAGCTGGCTGCAACTGTAGAGTTCAAGTTTGTGCAGGTGCTTTGGGGCATCTGGATGGTGGCCACTCAACACCCAGCTAGGATACCTTGAACCGTTGTAGAACGAGATTTTGAGCTCTCGAAGATCCTTTGGGGGACAAAGGCCCTCAAGTACCTCTGCTTCCACGTCTGGACTAAAACTCTTACGCCAGAGGAACATCAGTTCCAGTTCTCTGAGTCGCTTCTTGTTGCATAGGTGGGCTTCAAGAGCTTCCTCTTTGCTTCCGACAGCCTCAAGCCCCAATATAGTTAGAGAGCCTCGAAGTTTGTTCAGATGCATCAGCTGCTTCAACTCATACCCTTGTGCCTCCTTCACTAAGAAGCTTCTCATCGTCTGGAGTGACGTCAGCCTTCCAATGTTGGGGAAAGAAAGCGGAGCTGAGATGTGCCGCAAATAGATTAGATTAGCCATATTTTCAGGACAGGATGCTCTGAAGCAAGGAATATCTATGGTCTGGGTATGGTAAAGCTTGCTAAATGTGCTTGGCAAAATCAGACCGGACAAGCCATCACGAAAATTGAAACCAAGATAACGTAGATGCTTCATATGATCAATAGATGCTGGGACTGACAACTCTGATGTATAAAAATTTAGTTCAATGACCAGCACCCACAGTTTCGTCAGCCTCATGAACAATCGCCccaagaatttttctaagtcatgatatgttttcatttttttttctggatACTTCTCATAAGGATCATCATTAATGATCAAGGTGCGCAAATTTCCCAGATCCAGAATTATCTCATTGATCTCTGCTACATTTTTTGTCTCAATGAAAAGATGGTGGACCCCTCGTGGGATATCTACCGGTGAGCCATTCAAACCAATTCTAAAGAACTCACTACCAGAAACCCTCTCTGCCAACTCATGTAGCAGGTCATGAATTGTGAAATCCACTGACTCCATGCCCAAAAAGGTTCTTTTTCGTCATACTTGCAGAAATGAGAATGTCTGTAATTCATCAAAGTAGCTCTGTCCTATATCTTCCAGTTCCTCTGTTCCGTTATTCCTGGTGTTTACAAACCCTTGTGCTATCCACAGGTCAACAATCTCATCCCGTCCTAATATATATGCTTTGGGGAAAATGCTgcagtatgtaaagcatcgccTGATGTCAACACCAAGCTGCTGATAGCTCCACCAAAGAGCTCCCATTGTTTCATCCAACACATCAAGGTTTGATGTTCTTTCCCAGAAATCAATTCTGCTTTCGCTCTTAAGCCGTGCTGCCACTGTTATTGCTGCAATGGGTGATCTACGAAGCCTTTTTGTAATTTTTCTCCCGATGGCTGTATATCTTTCATAATCATTCCCTGTGACTTGACTGTCTTCTAGGGCATAGTGCATGAACATTGAGAGGTACTGCTCCTCCTCTAAATCAGGTATTGGGATTTGCATTTTCTCCTGAGCACCTAAAGCTGCAGCGGCATCTGTTTTTTGAGCTGTGACCAGGATTCGGCTTCCACTCTGCCCAACAAGAAGCACATCAAGTAGAATCCGACGTTCCTTCATATTGTCACTGTTGACCCAGACATCATCCAGTACTAACAAGAAGCATTTGTCTTTCAGCTCTTTTTTCAACTCTGCTTTTAGACTTTCAAGATCATTGTCTTTAGAGGGCCGGCTCTGCGTGATCTGCTCAAGCATATCACGAAATATATTACCCACGCTGAATGTCTTCCCCACAAGAACGAACATGACAGGGTCGAAATGTCCTGCCTTCTTCTCATAGTCACAAACATATTGTGCCAGGGTACTCTTCCCAGAACCTGTAATGCCATATATGCCAATCACAGAATAAGGACTAACGGTGCTGGAGCTTGGTGCGTTGGTATCTGGTCCCTCACGAAGCATCCTAATTATATCCGCACGGTCCTTGTCTCGACCGAACACTTTCTGTTCAATGACTCTGTACAATTCGTCAATCTCTTTCTGCTTGCTGCTGCTTTCCTTGGCACTGTTTTTGGAGGTGCTGCTTCTATTCTGATTCAAGAGATCTGATTTCTTCGAGGAAGTGAGAATATCTGCTATGCCCTGTATTTGTTTCCTTAGTCTGATTCTTCCAGTAATAGGCACATTGCCATCCTTCTGCAAGAAGGAAGTTTCAAACAATTATCTTAGCCACATATTCTTGCGACATATAAATACTTTCAACACGTCATTCTATACGTGCGAAATAAAAGTGTAAAAGTGGATGCAAATtaatatataaataaaacaaGTATTCAGATTCATCTTATTATAATGGGAATTTTTATTTAATAGCACTAGGCCAACAACCATGCATCTGCAATTGCAAGTAAGTCTTCGAGTGTATTGACTGCTTTTGACTGGAACTATATATCACGATACATTAGTTGTTCCTGTCCCATGTGTATGTATATTTTGAACAAAAGATACGCATCATTCTAGTTATCCAATAATCTTGAAATGACTCATGTAGCTACATTAGGTGTTACTCCTAACTAATTACTAGTGCATCAAGCTGTGCGCTTGTACTACACACTAGGATCATCAATCAAAGATACAAATATTAGAAGTTTGTTACTAACACAATATGCATGTATATTCTTTTCAATCTCTAACCGGTCATAAGACATAAACATTAGAAGCTTCATACAATTATCTATATGGAGGTATAAATATAATTAGCTACCAACTATGTATTGTATGTTTCTCCATTTATATATCcatattttttttctctccctcTACTTGGCACCTTCAGGTTTCTTCAATATCCATTGAGTTAAAACCTTACTTTAAATTATATGGTTCGTCTAGTTGCGACATAATGATTTTGGCTTTTAAATTTTGTTCTTATTAATTGCTACGTCAAGTGGAAACTCTTGTGTATTACTACACCATGTATTGGAAActctaacacacacacacaatagGCATTGGTAATTTAGATGTATATTCGATGGGGTATTCGTTTTACTTTATTATAATGTGGCAAAGTGTAAATTTTGAAGCAATTGAAGAGATTACTTATATTATGTATCATAATGTGGCATGGTGGGTATACCTACAATGCCATATTTTGATACATAacatagggtttagggtttaggtggTATGGTTATTTTATAGTATAGTTTGTTATGGCAAAGCTAGGTAATTTGGATACGTTTATGTGTAATTTATGTTGTTTTTCAAACAAGAAGAGATATACATTATTTATTTTAGAAAACATAATAGATGCGATGACTCTTATTATCAACGACGAGTAGTGTCCACTGAATTGATGGCGGAACCTTTCTTAgtgagaatttctaggatttatattttttccTAGATTGTACCATGCAAATTAATGTGTAACCTCCACTGGGGCCTCCATTTAGTAGTATTAAGATTGTACCCAAAGATGTGCATCAGCTCAACCACCTAATTAGTTTCTTTCCAGTGCAGATTGGTTGTCCTAATTAATGCAGTTTTAATCCAGAGTATTTTATCAGGCCTGTCTTTGTGGTATCCTTGTTATCTTTTGTTCAATTCTTTACAGATGCTTCTCCATCAACTTGTATGTATCATGGATAAATCTGGTGTATATATGCATCACTTGATGCATAATCACTTCTATAAGATcgaaacaaaaaaggaaaaaataaattAAACTTCATCCAACAAATAAGTATGTTGAGTTTTATCCACTAATATAGCGAAGAATAGCaaaatttatgacaccaaataagtagactatgaaaatatatttcttgATGTATCTAGTGACAttaatttaatgtcataaatatTTATGTTATTTTTTCTGTAAATTTAGTTTAACTTAAAataatttgacttaggacaactctAGAAAGTTGTTTTATTTTGGGATAAAGTGAGTGATATTCCGAGACAATTGAAGACGGAAACACCACCAACACGTGTACAAGCTACATAACCTTTTCTAAGCGTGTGTTAGGACTCGGTCAATATAATGGGTAATAACTACGCTCTGAATAATATTCCTATATACTATAGTAACATGGAAAAGGAACATAAGAGTGACGTATTTTGCAAAACATATGTGAAGAAGAGAGAGGATAAATACCAGCAAGATCATATAGTGTTTGCACTGCTGCTATAGGAAAATAGCTACAATGCTAGGAGAGCTGAGTTGAATTGATCATGTTACCTGCAGATCACTTTTGATGCCAACTTGTTCATATGACCAGTCCCGGAAACGCCGGGCTTCTGCAATCCGCTGAGCGGACCAGCTGAATACGGACCGACAGCAGCTCGTGAGGTGGCTGCACCAACCGCAGAGCCTCTGGACCCCGACGGTGGATGTTGCTTGGGAAACTGGTAGAACGCCCTCACCTGAACTCCAACCTCCGAAAAATTGCCCCAGCTTCTGTTTCATGCTATGCACCAATTGCAGTAGAGGAGCTGGGGTGATGTCTATGCAGTAGAAGGCGATGCAAGCACCAGAAGCGTGGAGAACTCGCTGCACCGAGGCCCAGCTCCCTCTGCCGAGGGCGACAATGGATGCGCCAGCAGCCTGGATGAGTCGCTGCACCCATCTCCCGTCGTCCCCACCAGTCAGTTCCTTCTCGATACGGTGGTAATCGACAAGGTCCAGGATGTCTTCCGCTTGGCACAAGGCAGACTTGAGACGTGTGTCCAGCTTGTCGAGTCCCTGCAGATGAGATCTAGACCTCTTGTCCCTCATCACCATCCTCTGCTCCTCGACGTCTCTCAGAGTCTCCCTGAGAGCTGGGACAGTGACGTCCTCCAACTTGTCGAGCTCTTTGGATGCGTCAAAAATGAGGTAGGCAGAGAGTTTGTTCAAGATCATGCTGATGATGGGTGAGAGCAGCCAACCCACTACGGTGACTGTCCAGCCCGTCGCAGCGATGCTCCAGGGAATTGCCATGGATCAGGATGCtgtgctctctttctctcttggATCTAGCTAGGACGTACAGGGGGAAAGCAAAGGCGCAAGGGAGAAGATGGATGGTGAGTCGATCGTGAATGGACAAAACCTAGCTAAAAACTACAATCAATACACGTCGGTATATCTATCTACAACGATGGCAGATTCGCAATCCCCCATGGCCATAGACGAGACCACCGGAGCgaaaggaggaggggaggggccgggtgAGGGCCGGTGGGCGCAGAGGTGGTGGGGTGGAAACACTAGTGGGATCTGATCGGAGCAAGAACTGGGGTTCAGAGAAAAAGCTCCCTACTCCTCCACTTGAAAAGGATAGGAAGGAGAGAAAAAACACTAGTGGGATCTACTAGTAATGCAAACGGAGATCATCTCTGTCCCGGGCATCGTAGCATTCGATGATGAGGTATCTCGCTCTACATACTTGCTCTCAAATTTTTCTGTGGTTAGTGGTATTATTATTAATTATTATTAAATCAACAATAATTACTAACGTtgtttctaattttaatttgttgtGAAGGAGAAAATTTACCGCTACCATTATTAGACTACGTACCTTGACCCACATGTAAGTGCAAGGACCAAGTAAAAAAAGTTTCTGTTGCTTTCGTCTACAGGACCTGCCTGCCGGGCAATCATCACTCATCAGCTACAGGATCGGCAGGCCCACCATCTCCTCTCCGTCCCCGGCCCCGCTTGCATGCTTTGCTTTGTCGATGGCCTGAGAGAGACGCAATAATAATGCTGGCCGGCAGATATGGTTCTAGGACAGGTCCGTCCGGGTCGTTCACATGGGCACATTCTACG
This sequence is a window from Miscanthus floridulus cultivar M001 chromosome 10, ASM1932011v1, whole genome shotgun sequence. Protein-coding genes within it:
- the LOC136489788 gene encoding putative disease resistance protein RGA4, with amino-acid sequence MESVDFTIHDLLHELAERVSGSEFFRIGLNGSPVDIPRGVHHLFIETKNVAEINEIILDLGNLRTLIINDDPYEKYPEKKMKTYHDLEKFLGRLFMRLTKLWVLVIELNFYTSELSVPASIDHMKHLRYLGFNFRDGLSGLILPSTFSKLYHTQTIDIPCFRASCPENMANLIYLRHISAPLSFPNIGRLTSLQTMRSFLVKEAQGYELKQLMHLNKLRGSLTILGLEAVGSKEEALEAHLCNKKRLRELELMFLWRKSFSPDVEAEVLEGLCPPKDLRELKISFYNGSRYPSWVLSGHHPDAPKHLHKLELYSCSQLAAIPEDSELFIGLRELSIHNCDWDRLPENMECLVSLHSLWICNCDKIELLPTLPHQALKTIGIEGCPVLSRTCKEEGHPNWDKIQHIPEQRFIW
- the LOC136485831 gene encoding putative disease resistance protein RGA4, which codes for MAIPWSIAATGWTVTVVGWLLSPIISMILNKLSAYLIFDASKELDKLEDVTVPALRETLRDVEEQRMVMRDKRSRSHLQGLDKLDTRLKSALCQAEDILDLVDYHRIEKELTGGDDGRWVQRLIQAAGASIVALGRGSWASVQRVLHASGACIAFYCIDITPAPLLQLVHSMKQKLGQFFGGWSSGEGVLPVSQATSTVGVQRLCGWCSHLTSCCRSVFSWSAQRIAEARRFRDWSYEQVGIKSDLQKDGNVPITGRIRLRKQIQGIADILTSSKKSDLLNQNRSSTSKNSAKESSSKQKEIDELYRVIEQKVFGRDKDRADIIRMLREGPDTNAPSSSTVSPYSVIGIYGITGSGKSTLAQYVCDYEKKAGHFDPVMFVLVGKTFSVGNIFRDMLEQITQSRPSKDNDLESLKAELKKELKDKCFLLVLDDVWVNSDNMKERRILLDVLLVGQSGSRILVTAQKTDAAAALGAQEKMQIPIPDLEEEQYLSMFMHYALEDSQVTGNDYERYTAIGRKITKRLRRSPIAAITVAARLKSESRIDFWERTSNLDVLDETMGALWWSYQQLGVDIRRCFTYCSIFPKAYILGRDEIVDLWIAQGFVNTRNNGTEELEDIGQSYFDELQTFSFLQV